The genomic region ATGTCGTTCGCAGAGGAGACACGCTGTTTCGGCTGGCGCAGCGTTTTAACGTAACCGTCGAACAGTTGATGAATGCCAATGAATTGCCGAATCCGAATCGGCTTGTGCCGGGGCAAGCGCTAATTGTGCCGAGCGCCACACGCCCGTATACGGTGCAACCGGGGGAAACGTTAGCGGAAATCGCGAGAAGATTCGGCGTTACGGTGTCAGCACTTGCTGAAACGAATCAAATCGCTGATCCGTCGGCGGTCGCAGCGGGAACGCTCATCGCGATCCCTCCGCGTCGGTATACCGTCAGGCGCGGGGATACGGTATTTGCAATTGCCCGCCGATTCGGCGTTCCGGTCAGGTCGATCATGGAGGCAAACAACCTTTCGCGGCCGGAAGCGTTAGTTCCGGGGATGACGCTCGTCATTCCGGTCGTTCAACCGGTCATTGATGTCAATGGATTTCTGACTGTCCTCGGCGAAAGAGGGCGCACGATCATAAGGGATGTCGGGGAACATCTTACTTATGTCGGTCCGTTTGCATACCGAATGCGTCCAGACGGGGGACTGGAAACGATCGAGGATCTGCCGGTATTGGAAGCCGCAAGGACGGAAAATGTCGTTCCGATGATGACAATCACGAATTTCACGGCAACCGAAGTCGGATCCCAATTGGCCCATACGATTTTGGCTAATGAAGGCTTGCAAAACACGCTTTTGACGAATATCATTCAAATCATGCGCCGCAAAGGGTACCGCGGGGTAAATTTCGATTTTGAAAGCGTGCTTCCCGAAGACCGTGAAAAC from Bacillales bacterium harbors:
- a CDS encoding LysM peptidoglycan-binding domain-containing protein, whose translation is MFIYVVRRGDTLFRLAQRFNVTVEQLMNANELPNPNRLVPGQALIVPSATRPYTVQPGETLAEIARRFGVTVSALAETNQIADPSAVAAGTLIAIPPRRYTVRRGDTVFAIARRFGVPVRSIMEANNLSRPEALVPGMTLVIPVVQPVIDVNGFLTVLGERGRTIIRDVGEHLTYVGPFAYRMRPDGGLETIEDLPVLEAARTENVVPMMTITNFTATEVGSQLAHTILANEGLQNTLLTNIIQIMRRKGYRGVNFDFESVLPEDRENYNLFLRRAVARLHNEGFFVSTSLAPKTRPDEPGLLYEAHDYPAHGEIVDFVVLMTYEWGYRKGPARAISPVNLMRNVLDYAVSVIPRNKLLLGISTYARDWRLPFVQGSEAETFSPQEAVRRASEVNATIQYDPVAESPFYDYWDRNGARHRVWFEDARSVMAKYQLIKDYRLRGASYWVLDFPFPQNWVVLENMFTVRKRT